TGAATACGTACATACACAGCAAGACACTACAATAGCCAATTCATTGTTATCAAAGGTTATGATAGAAGGTGTGGCAGAGTTTGTCGCAGAAAAGGCTTTGAATATTCCATCTCCAAATGAATGTACAATATATGGAAAACAGCATGACGCCAAGATTAAAGAGGCTTTTGTCAAAGAGATGTTTACGAAGTATGAGGTTCGATGGTTTTGGAGTAATACAAATAATCAGTTTAAAGTGGGAGATTTAGGATATTATATTGGATATGCAATTTGTAAAAGTTATTACGAGCAAGCAAAAGATAAGCAACAAGCTATTGAAGAAATGATTACGCTAGATTATCTAGATGAAAAAGCACTACATTCCTTTATTAATAAATCAAACTATTTTAAAGAGTCGATTGAGAATTATTATGAAATGTCTGAAAAAATGAGACCTAGAGTAGTTGGTATCAGTGAGTTTGAAAACAATTCAATAAATGTAGATGCTAGTATTAAAACAATGACCATAGAGTTTTCAAAGGAAATGGATACTGGTTTGATGAACTTAAGATTAGGGCCTCTAGGTGAAGAAAATTTACTACAAGTAACCAATAGTTTAGGATGGTCTGAAGACAAGAAAAAAGTTACTTTTGAAGTAGCATTACAGTCTAATTTACAGCAACAATTATTAATAACCGATATCTTTCGTTCTAAAGAAGGTTATTTATTAGCGCCATATTTAGTTGACATCACCACAAAATAAATACATTTACTATTTGAATAACTTGCTAATTAAAACGTATTAAGAGAATTATCAATATGAACTATTTTTTTTCAAAAAAAGCAATACCCAATTATAGTGTTTGGAGCATTACTTTACTGTCTTCTTATATAATGAAGTTGAGTGATTTAGGAAAAACAAAAGAATTGGTTTATTACTTCATCTCTGAATGCTTTGTTTGGTTCTTGATAGGAGTGTTATTAACTGGACTTATTCAAATAGGTTTAGAAAAGTTAACAAAAGACAAAAGTGTTATTACTAAAATTGCGTATCTGATTATTCTAATGTTGATGGTGTCAGTAGTGTTTAATTATGTTTTTTGGCCTCTTATTGATATATTACATACATACTTTCTAAAGAAGTCTAGTTATCATGGTAAGTTTGCTACACGTATTTTCAATTGGTTGAATTGGATTATTTGGTTTGTCTCTTACACTGCTTTAAATCTCTATACCGAAGTAGAAGAAGCAAAGTTAAAGAACATGACTTTGCAGACAACTTTAAAAGAATCTCAATTAAATATATTAAAAGGACAAATTAACCCTCATTTTATGTTCAATAGTTTAAATAACATAAGAGGATTAATGTTGGAAGATACTAACAAAGCAAGAGAAATGTTAACCTCTTTGTCGGAAACGCTGCGCTATGCTCTTAGGCAGAATGCAATTACCTCTATAGCTTTAGAAGATGAATTAGAAATGGTTGAAAAATACCTAGATCTTTCTAAAATTCAATTTGAAGATAGATTACAGTACGAAAAGCATATTGATACGTCATCATTATCCATTCAAATTCCTCCAATGCTGATTCAAATGTTGATAGAAAATGCCATTAAACATGGAATTTCCAACATAAAAGAAGGAGGAAAGGTTACATTATATACAGAAATACGTACTAATAAATTATGTATAAAAGTTACGAACCCTGGTAGATTAAGAAAAAAGTTTGATGGTACTCAAGTAGGTGTTGAAAACATTAAAAATAGATTGGAATTATTATACGGAAAAAAGGCTTATTTTGAATTAAAGGAAGTAGGAAAGAAAGTAGAAGCAATTATAGAAATTCAATTATGATGAAAAAGTTAAAAGCGGTTATTGTAGAAGATTCTCGTTTGGCAAGAAACGAATTAAAAGAGTTGCTAAAAACATATCAAGAAATAGAACTCATTGGTGAAGCAGAAAATGTTGATCAAGGGTACGAATTGATTACTTCAGAAAAACCTGATTTACTGTTTTTAGATATAAATATGCCAGAGAAGGATGGATTCGAATTGTTAGAAATGTTAGAAGAGGTTCCAACTACCATTTTTACGACGGCTTTTGATGAATACGCCATCCAGTCTTTTGAATACAATGCATTCGATTATTTATTAAAGCCTATTAATTCAAAACGTTTTTCAAAAACAATTGAAAAGGTTAAAGAACAATACCTCAAAGTTACTCATAAAGAAAAAAGAGAAACGAATACATTAAGCCCAGAAAAACAAATCTTTATAAAAGAAGGAGAGCGGTGCTGGTTGGTAAAGATTGAAAACATTACCATGTTTGAAATAGTAGGAAATTATACACGTGTTTTTTTTGAAGGGAATAAACCTCTTATATACAAATCGCTCGCAAAGATTGAAGAAAAGTTACCCGAATCTTTGTTTTTTAGAGCGAATAGACAACAAATAATTAACATAAATCATGTAAAAAAAATAGTAGCTTGGTTTAACGGAAAATTGAAAATAGAATTGCAATCTGGAGAAGAAATTGAAATCTCCAGAAGGCAATCTTATATTTTTAAAGAACGTTTAAGTTTATAAACATTTTATTTTACCTTAATTCTTGTTCCTTGACTATGACTGGTAAACTCTGGAGCATACATGTTTTGAATGGTAGTGATACCATTACTAAAATCACCAGCGTTATTCACTCTAACATCGTATTCAAATACATATACTCCTTTAGGTAAATAATCAAAAAAGAAGTTGGTCGCTGCATCTTTAGTACTTTGATAATATCCCAATCCGTCTTGCCATTTGTACTGAGATAGTGCATCAATAGGTTCTACCCCTGAAGCACGTAAATCTTTCATATGAATAAACTCCATATCTCGATCAGTACGCAGTTCGATTCTTATCGTGATTAAATCTCCAACTTTTAATGAAGTGTCGTTTGTAATGGCTAGTAACTTCTTGCCCGTATCTGAATTTATTTTTTTAAAGAGTTCTTTCTTTAGCTTTAGAGGAGTTTCAACAGAAGTTATTTTATCTAAATCTTCAAAATATTGCCAGTAAATACCTCCCCACGCAATGCCATTATTTTTCTTTGTTAAGGTAATTTCTCCCATTTCAGGTTGAATTTCATTACCACTCCAAGAAGTTTTGAAATAACCAGTCCCTGCCTCAACTTTTACATCCTTAATTTTTAATGGGTTAATAGGAGTATTCCCTAAGGAAATGTCTACCATATCGGTTACAGAAATCCAATCTGAACCTTTTAATAATAAGGCATATATAGCTTCGGTAGTTGCTTTAGTAGTTTTCCATTGACTTACTTGCTTGTTCTTAAGTAACCAAACTTTTAAGTTATCAATCGTCTCTGAATCATTTTCAATTTCAGAAAAAGCTTCTATTAATAAGGCTTGCGTTTCTATAGGAGCTTGATACCAAAACCAACTAGATTTATTACTTTTCCAATACATTCCTAACTCCTCTGAAGTAATACTTGTTTCTTTTAAAGATTTTAGAATTTTACTCGAAACTTTTTGACGGTTATTTCTAAATTGAATCAATGCTATTTGTGCTTTACCATACAAACCAAAATCTTTCCAAAATTCTTCAGCTTGATTTCTATAATATGCAATAGCCGTTTTTGTGTCATTTTTAATAGTAACGTCTTTAAAGAAGCTACGCATGTACAAATATTGAATATGGAAATTACCAATGTGTTTTTGCTTTAAATATTTCTCTGCGCTAGTAGTTCCATTTTTTCTTCTAATTTTATCAGCTTCTTCTTGTAATTTTTTATAGCGATCATTCATTTGCGTATCTAAAAACTGAATTGCTTTTTTTAGCATTTTCTTGGTTTTAGAAGTATAGTTTTGAGTACCTAAATGTTGTAAATGCCCAAAACCTGTAGCAATATGATTGGTGATATATACATTCGCATAATTGCTTCCTTTAAACCAAGGGAAACCACCATTGGTCATTTGATAATCATACAGTTTATGTAATGTTTTTTCTTGCATGTTTTTCATATGATTTAAATCAAATAACAATGCAATACGCTTTTTTTGTTCTGTTTCAGATTGTGCATCTCTCAACCACGGAGTTTCTTGAATAATCAATGATTTTAATTCTTCATTTTTCTCCAAATTGCTTAACAAAGCATCAGAAGATTTCCATGCGTTAAAAACTTCCTGAATTCTAGGGTTTGAATTTGCAATATGACTAGCAATAGTATTGGCATAATAACGAGCAAAGGTTTGCTCTGAACATTCATATGGGTATTCCATTAAATAAGGTAGTGCTTGTATAGCATACCATGCCGGGTTAGAAGTTACTTCTAAAGTAAGCTTATGGTTTTTTATACTGGTTGAAGTATTGTTTTTTAATTTATTAAGATGAAAAGTTTTTGATTGATTGCTACGAACCCAAATAGGCAACGTTTCAGTAACCAACATCCTATTTGATAAAACAGGTAAAACATTTTGTTCACCATCAGAAAAATTACCTGCTTTAGCTACTATTTGGTATTGAATAGCTTGTAGGGTGTCAGGAATATTCAAATTCCAAGAAACGTTTGTGTTTCCTCTTGAATCAACAATAAAACTTTGTTGACTTTGTGTGTTTTCTATGTTAAGATTTATAGGTTTTCCAGTAATAGCGTCGGTTAAAATTAATTGAGCAAGTCCTTGTAGTTTTTTATCAGACAGATTGCTAATTTTTGAACTGATACTAATTTGATCTCCTTCTCTTAAAAAACGAGGTGTATTAGGAGTAACCATTAATTCTTTTTGAGTTACGACCTCAAAGGTTTTAACTGCAGCGTGTAGTTCTTTTGTATGTGCTAATAATTGCACTTTCCACTTCGTTAAAGCCTCTGGGGCGGTGAAGTTAAAAGAGATGTTTCCTTTGCTGTCAGTAGTTAAATGCGGGTAGAAAAAAGCAGTTTCTTGTAAGTTTTTTCTAATTTGAATACCTTTTAGAGGAGCTCCTTTTTGATTTTCTTTCTTTTTGTCAAGAGTACTATCATAGGCGAAAATAGACTCTTCGTTTTCAACTGCCGTATCATCTTCACTTGCTGAAGCAATTTTTTTCATCATAGCAGGTGCTGCTGCTCTTCCTCTAATTCGTATATTCTTATTAGAAGTGCCATAGCCGGTAATAACTACTTCTTCCAAAAGATTACCTTCTTCCATTTCTACGAATAAATAGTTGGAATCACCTACAACTCTTTCTTGACTTTCCATTCCAGTAAAAGAAAATACGAGTACATCTCCTTTTTTAACCTTGATATTGAATTTTCCATCAAAATCTGTAGTTACTCCATAATTAGTGCCTTTGATAAGTACATTGACACCTGGTAGTGGACCACTTTTATCAGAAACAATTCCAGATATGGCATCATCAAAATCAGTACGCTGTGTAGCAAGGTTTCTTAAATATTCTTTGTTAATCCAGCTCAAGTTGTTAAAACTAAATCCGAACCAATTAAAATGATCATAAGCTTGTTGTGGAAATCTACGTTTAAATTGAGTATCAGGATTAGTAATTCTAAAATTGGTGTTTCTAAAACTCTGACGCGAATTGGCATTAGTATAGGTTCTATAAATAGGTCTTCGAATTGGATTAAACTGCCATTGATGGTTTACAAACTGATCTAGAGAAGCATCATACATACTGGCCAATAGCTCTGCAGTAAATTTGTCTTTTTTAGCTCCTTTTACAGTAAAACTCCAGGTTTCATTTGCTCCAGGTTTTAATTTGTCGCGAAATGTTTTGGTCAGAATTTCTAAATCAGTTGTTGGGTAAGGAACGGAAATATTTACACTACCATTAGCAAAAGAGTTATAATTGGTATAGTAGTAGGTAACTCCAAATCCTCCTACATCTTCTTTGGTAACAGGAATGTTGATAGTTTTATGATTCTGATTTAAATGAACATAATAGGAATTTACAATTTGATACTTTTTTTCAATAAATACCATAACCGTAATATCTTGAGAGTTAGAACTCACGGTAATTTTGGCAATATCCCCTGGTTTATAGGTTTTCTTATCAGTCTTTATTTGAACCAATGCATTGTCTGCAGGACGCTTATCTTTTTCAGCATATATATCGAACCAATGTTTGTTACTGACTTCTTGATTAAATTTATCTTTTGATTTTAATTCAATAAGATACTTTCCTGAAGTCCATTTTCTAATATTTTTCAGTTGGACTTCTTTAGCTTTAGCAGTATTAAACTTAGTTTCGAAAACAAGTTTCCCTTTCTCCCACTGGAAGGGATTGTCTTCATTTTTATAAGCCTCATTAGGGAATTTTATCTTGTATTCTTTTTGAGAAATTATTTGATAGTCAGGAGTTTTCCACGGACGTTTACGAATCGGATGTTTTGGTGCTTGTAGTTTATAAATTTTAATAATTCCATGAGCAGGAACGAATTCGTCATTTAAATTTCTTGTGTCAATTTTAAATGAATGATTTTTTGAAGTTTTATCAATAGGAGTGTCCATTTGAATATTAGCAGTTAAACTATGATATCCAACCTTAACTTGTGTTGTTGCGCTTCTAGTTTCTCCATTTATATCAGTTACATCTGCTGTAACTTCATAAGTAAAAATAGGAAGGCTTTCTTTAGATACACTCTCATCGGGTAATGCTTTAAATTTTATCGAAAAATTTCCTGAAGCATCGGTACTACTTTCTCCAAAAGTTATTTCTTGTGGTTCAGAAGTAAAACTAGGTCTAAACCAATACCACCAACGAGGATATTGTACTTTTCTATGAACACGATACACTACCTTCCCATCGGTAATATTAGCTCCCGAAAAAGCTTTGGCAAACCCGTTTAAAGTAATACTGTCATTTAATTTATAAGCTTTCGTTATAGGTTTAAAAACTGTTTCGAATTTAGGACGCTTATATTCTTCAACTGAGACTTGAGTTGTATGGCTTGTATTATTTATGTTAGCTTCAATAATAAACTCACCTGTAAGTCCTGTATTTGGAATTATTAGAGCGCCTGAAAAAGAACCAAAATCATTGGTTTTCAGTTCAAGGGTTTTTATGATTTGATAGTTTACATCTTTAAAGAAAACCGTTACTTGTTTTTGAGTAAGAACTTCTGATTTCTTTTTAGAAGTTTTCATAGAAATACCTTTAAAATGGATAGTTTGACCTGGTCTATAGATACTTCTGTCAGTAAATAAAAATGTTTGTAAATAAGACTTAAAAGAATTATCGTTCTTATAACGTCTATTCAAATAGAACCCCTCAAAAATGGCGCTATCTTTTTTGTAATTTACTGAGGCAGTTACATTGTGATAATAATTGTTTGGGTTAAAGGTAAATTCTCCTGTTTTATTTGTAGTAAAAGTTCTGTGTAACTTTTTAGCATTTTGATTGTGATGGTTTGTAAAGGTTAAAGATGCATTTTCTATTGGAACTCCAGAACTTCTATCTACAATTTGATAGGTTTTCCTCCCGTTATTATCTCTCATTACAATAGCTAAATTGGTAACCTGAATATTAGCTGTTCCTAAAATAGCTTCTTCCAATTTTGTTGCAGATGAGGCAACAATTAAATAATTATCTAAGGGTAACTTAGGAATAATAATTTCGCTTGTATGAAGTTGATAATCGTTTTCATTTTTTAAGTTAGTAGACCAAGAATCAACTTTTTTAAGTTTATTGATAAATTCAATTTTATCCTTTTTTAAATAGCTTTTTTCAAACTTTTTTAATTCAGCTTTGGAAATTTCATAGATAGCAAAATGAACTTTATCCAAATTTTTGTAGGTAATTAAGGTTTTTGAAAATTTATTTGAAGGAATGTATTGTTCTGTAAGTAACTCTACTTTTTTACTTAGGATTTTCTTTTTAAGATGGTCACATTTATATGCTCCTTTACTATCTGGAAATTGTTCGATGATCGCATTGCAAATAGCAAGAGCTTCTTTATTTTTAAAACGATGTTCAGGATTTTTTGTTGGGGTATAAGTGTTCGCTTTTTCATTGTATATTTTAGCTACTTCATAAGCATAGAGTCCTGAAAGTTCATTGTTTTTTAAACTGCTTTGAGAAGCAATCAAGGTGTTTAATAGCACTTCCTCTTTATCGTTAAAAACGGCATGTTTATTTACAAAGGTTAAACGATGTAAATCAACATCTATCATAGCTCTTCTATTATTTTTTATGTGAAAATTGATGAGATCTTGGTATATCTTTAATGCATTGAATTGTAGAGACAAGGAGTCTTTACTCTTTAAATTGAGAGCGCCAAATGTATGCGCATTACCCAAGTAGTCTTTATTATTAAGCTTAAATTGATAAGCTGGTTTTGTAATGTTAGTTTCTGTAGTTTTATAGAACTCTAATGCATTATGTGCTAAAAAATCATAAAGTGTTGGACGGTATTTTTTTGAACCTTTAGCAAGAATTAATATTTCAGAGAATTGATAAATATCGATTTGTTGTAGTTTGGTTCTATTCTTCAATGACGCTTGATAAGTTGTATGGATTTCTTTGAAAAGAGTATTGAGGTCCCAAGTTCTAAAATCTTTTTCATCAACTTTTTCTTTAGTTTGAGTTCTGTTATAGAATTTCCATCTATTTCGAGTAAAATATTGCCAGTATAAATTGGCTAATACATTTTCTAAAACATTGCTAGTAGGAAATTCACTTTTGTCGATTTGTTTTTTAAACTGAGAAATGATTTTCAGTTGTGCATCTTCTTCTAAAGTCAGTGAGAACTTACTTTGATATAATAAAGTTTTTACTAATTGAGGAGCGTTTTGTTCTTTATCTGCCTTCTCATAAATTTCATCTACAATTTCTAGGGCAGATTTAGGCAAGTTCTCTAATTCAAACTTGTGAACTTGATCCCATAGGTCGTTGTAGTTTTTTTGGGCATGTATAAACGTCGAAAATAAAATCATTAATAGTATGGATGTGAGTTTTTTCATAACTAGCGTCATTTTGATATTCAAATCACTAAAAAAATAATCTACAGGACAATAAAGAGTTTGTGAAAATAGATTTTGAATGAGTGAATTAAACTTTTCAATGAGTTTCGTTTTAAAGATACTTAAAATATAGCTTGGTTTTGTATTTTTGACTTTCGTTACAGATAACTAAAGCATGAAAATTCATTTTATAGCCATCGGCGGAAGCGCAATGCATAACCTAGCAATTGCATTATACCAAAAAGGATACCAAATTACAGGAAGTGATGATACCATTCATGATCCATCTAAAAGTAGATTGGAGAAGTATGGGGTGTTGCCAAAAGAGTTTGGTTGGTTTCCTGAGAAAATTTCATCTGATTTAGATGTTGTTATTTTAGGAATGCATGCGAAACCAGATAACCCTGAGTTATTAAAAGCACAAGAGTTGGGAGTTAAAATATATTCTTATCCAGAATTTTTATACGAACAATCAAAAGACAAAACTCGTGTGGTAATTGGAGGTTCACATGGTAAAACTACAATTACTTCTATGATTTTACACGTGTTAAATTACCATGATAAAGATGTAGACTATATGGTAGGTGCACAATTAGAAGGGTTTGAAACCATGGTGAAACTTACCGAAGAGAATGAATTTATTGTATTGGAAGGAGATGAATATTTAAGTTCTCCAATAGATAGAAGGCCGAAATTTCACTTATACAAACCCAATATAGCCTTATTAAGTGGTATTGCGTGGGATCATATTAATGTGTTTCCCTCATTTGAAAATTATGTAGAGCAATTTTCAATCTTTACAGAATCGTTAACGAATGGAGGTATCATGGTTTATAATGAAGAAGATATTCATGTAAAAAGGGTAGTGGAGGACAGTACACATCCAATTAAAAAGTACCCTTATGAAACACCGAAATATACGATTGAAAACGGTACTACGCTTATAGAAACTGAAGAAGGAGATTTACCTTTAGAAATTTTTGGCGAACACAATTTGCAAAATTTGGCTGGAGCAAAATGGATTTGTCAACATATGGGAATTGAGGAGGATGAGTTTTATGAAGCTATTGTAAGCTTTAAAGGGGCGAGCAAACGTTTAGAAAAAATTACTGAGAATAAGGAAACAGTGATTTTTAAAGATTTTGCTCATAGTCCAAGTAAAGTAAAAGCAACAACTACAGCAGTAAAGAATCAATATGCAAATAGAGAATTGGTGGCCTGTTTAGAACTACATACGTATTCAAGTTTAAATGCAACCTTTTTAGCTGAATATAAAGGAGCGTTAGATAAAGCAGATAAGGCAGTGGTATTTTACTCACCAGATGCTGTTAAAATTAAGCAGTTAGACGAGGTTACGGAACATCAAATTGCTGAAGCTTTTGAAAGAGAAGATTTAATTATTTTTACGAATCCTCAGGAGTTTAAAACATTTTTGTTTAATCAAGAATTAAAAAATAAAGCTGTTTTGTTAATGAGTTCTGGTAATTATGGAGGGCTTGATTTTAATGAGGTTAAACGTTTAGTTTAAGAATATCAATACCTTAACGTTTTAGTTTTTCTTTTAACCATGCCTTACTAGTAATTCTTTGAAGTAACCAATTTCTTATTTTTTTATTAGTGAAAGCATTTTTTATGATACTTAAACGATCTTTAAAGAATAGTTTTTGATTGGTTTTCTTTCTCTTTGATTTGTTTTCCTCAGTATTTTGAAGCCTATCTAAAAATTCTAGCGTATAGGTTTGGCTCTCTATTGTAGAATTATGAATTATATTCTTACTACTTAAAGCTATAGCAGAGCAGGCTAAGTAATTGTTGGCGGGATGAAATAATACATCATATTTTGCTATTGCATCCAAAGAGTTGACTTTTAAAGAAAGCAAGAAAATATCATAGGAGTTTTTTAAAGCAATATCAAAAAAGTGCTGTCCGTGATCATTTAGTTGTTTTGAAAAAATAGTAAGTGCCAACTGATTTTCAAGAGAAAGGAAGGAATCGCCATTTTTTTGTAGGATAGTATCTTGAATATGTTGGTAACTAAAGTTTTTTGCAAAATCTTTATGCAACATTTCTTCATGAATTTCTACAGCAGCTATTCTATCTTTATTGGTAAGTCGAGGCAAATGTCTAGCATCATCAAAAACTTTGGTAGTTTTATTTTGATACCCATTTTTTTTAAGGATATTAAATGCTTGGTCAGCGTGTTCTTTTGAGACCAAAAAATCAATGTCACCGACCATACGTTCTCCAATATCTTGA
The sequence above is a segment of the Tenacibaculum sp. 190130A14a genome. Coding sequences within it:
- a CDS encoding alpha-2-macroglobulin family protein, with amino-acid sequence MKKLTSILLMILFSTFIHAQKNYNDLWDQVHKFELENLPKSALEIVDEIYEKADKEQNAPQLVKTLLYQSKFSLTLEEDAQLKIISQFKKQIDKSEFPTSNVLENVLANLYWQYFTRNRWKFYNRTQTKEKVDEKDFRTWDLNTLFKEIHTTYQASLKNRTKLQQIDIYQFSEILILAKGSKKYRPTLYDFLAHNALEFYKTTETNITKPAYQFKLNNKDYLGNAHTFGALNLKSKDSLSLQFNALKIYQDLINFHIKNNRRAMIDVDLHRLTFVNKHAVFNDKEEVLLNTLIASQSSLKNNELSGLYAYEVAKIYNEKANTYTPTKNPEHRFKNKEALAICNAIIEQFPDSKGAYKCDHLKKKILSKKVELLTEQYIPSNKFSKTLITYKNLDKVHFAIYEISKAELKKFEKSYLKKDKIEFINKLKKVDSWSTNLKNENDYQLHTSEIIIPKLPLDNYLIVASSATKLEEAILGTANIQVTNLAIVMRDNNGRKTYQIVDRSSGVPIENASLTFTNHHNQNAKKLHRTFTTNKTGEFTFNPNNYYHNVTASVNYKKDSAIFEGFYLNRRYKNDNSFKSYLQTFLFTDRSIYRPGQTIHFKGISMKTSKKKSEVLTQKQVTVFFKDVNYQIIKTLELKTNDFGSFSGALIIPNTGLTGEFIIEANINNTSHTTQVSVEEYKRPKFETVFKPITKAYKLNDSITLNGFAKAFSGANITDGKVVYRVHRKVQYPRWWYWFRPSFTSEPQEITFGESSTDASGNFSIKFKALPDESVSKESLPIFTYEVTADVTDINGETRSATTQVKVGYHSLTANIQMDTPIDKTSKNHSFKIDTRNLNDEFVPAHGIIKIYKLQAPKHPIRKRPWKTPDYQIISQKEYKIKFPNEAYKNEDNPFQWEKGKLVFETKFNTAKAKEVQLKNIRKWTSGKYLIELKSKDKFNQEVSNKHWFDIYAEKDKRPADNALVQIKTDKKTYKPGDIAKITVSSNSQDITVMVFIEKKYQIVNSYYVHLNQNHKTINIPVTKEDVGGFGVTYYYTNYNSFANGSVNISVPYPTTDLEILTKTFRDKLKPGANETWSFTVKGAKKDKFTAELLASMYDASLDQFVNHQWQFNPIRRPIYRTYTNANSRQSFRNTNFRITNPDTQFKRRFPQQAYDHFNWFGFSFNNLSWINKEYLRNLATQRTDFDDAISGIVSDKSGPLPGVNVLIKGTNYGVTTDFDGKFNIKVKKGDVLVFSFTGMESQERVVGDSNYLFVEMEEGNLLEEVVITGYGTSNKNIRIRGRAAAPAMMKKIASASEDDTAVENEESIFAYDSTLDKKKENQKGAPLKGIQIRKNLQETAFFYPHLTTDSKGNISFNFTAPEALTKWKVQLLAHTKELHAAVKTFEVVTQKELMVTPNTPRFLREGDQISISSKISNLSDKKLQGLAQLILTDAITGKPINLNIENTQSQQSFIVDSRGNTNVSWNLNIPDTLQAIQYQIVAKAGNFSDGEQNVLPVLSNRMLVTETLPIWVRSNQSKTFHLNKLKNNTSTSIKNHKLTLEVTSNPAWYAIQALPYLMEYPYECSEQTFARYYANTIASHIANSNPRIQEVFNAWKSSDALLSNLEKNEELKSLIIQETPWLRDAQSETEQKKRIALLFDLNHMKNMQEKTLHKLYDYQMTNGGFPWFKGSNYANVYITNHIATGFGHLQHLGTQNYTSKTKKMLKKAIQFLDTQMNDRYKKLQEEADKIRRKNGTTSAEKYLKQKHIGNFHIQYLYMRSFFKDVTIKNDTKTAIAYYRNQAEEFWKDFGLYGKAQIALIQFRNNRQKVSSKILKSLKETSITSEELGMYWKSNKSSWFWYQAPIETQALLIEAFSEIENDSETIDNLKVWLLKNKQVSQWKTTKATTEAIYALLLKGSDWISVTDMVDISLGNTPINPLKIKDVKVEAGTGYFKTSWSGNEIQPEMGEITLTKKNNGIAWGGIYWQYFEDLDKITSVETPLKLKKELFKKINSDTGKKLLAITNDTSLKVGDLITIRIELRTDRDMEFIHMKDLRASGVEPIDALSQYKWQDGLGYYQSTKDAATNFFFDYLPKGVYVFEYDVRVNNAGDFSNGITTIQNMYAPEFTSHSQGTRIKVK
- a CDS encoding sensor histidine kinase, with protein sequence MNYFFSKKAIPNYSVWSITLLSSYIMKLSDLGKTKELVYYFISECFVWFLIGVLLTGLIQIGLEKLTKDKSVITKIAYLIILMLMVSVVFNYVFWPLIDILHTYFLKKSSYHGKFATRIFNWLNWIIWFVSYTALNLYTEVEEAKLKNMTLQTTLKESQLNILKGQINPHFMFNSLNNIRGLMLEDTNKAREMLTSLSETLRYALRQNAITSIALEDELEMVEKYLDLSKIQFEDRLQYEKHIDTSSLSIQIPPMLIQMLIENAIKHGISNIKEGGKVTLYTEIRTNKLCIKVTNPGRLRKKFDGTQVGVENIKNRLELLYGKKAYFELKEVGKKVEAIIEIQL
- a CDS encoding nucleotidyltransferase family protein; the protein is MNYKETLFFIGLCLTISHEKENKLLVEKQLQKGNINWDNIVKVSTAHYVFPALFCNLKRVGFLQYLPKDLVEYMEYITSLNRDRNEQILTQAKEITQILLRENITPIYLKGTSNLLSGLYQDIGERMVGDIDFLVSKEHADQAFNILKKNGYQNKTTKVFDDARHLPRLTNKDRIAAVEIHEEMLHKDFAKNFSYQHIQDTILQKNGDSFLSLENQLALTIFSKQLNDHGQHFFDIALKNSYDIFLLSLKVNSLDAIAKYDVLFHPANNYLACSAIALSSKNIIHNSTIESQTYTLEFLDRLQNTEENKSKRKKTNQKLFFKDRLSIIKNAFTNKKIRNWLLQRITSKAWLKEKLKR
- a CDS encoding UDP-N-acetylmuramate--L-alanine ligase — translated: MKIHFIAIGGSAMHNLAIALYQKGYQITGSDDTIHDPSKSRLEKYGVLPKEFGWFPEKISSDLDVVILGMHAKPDNPELLKAQELGVKIYSYPEFLYEQSKDKTRVVIGGSHGKTTITSMILHVLNYHDKDVDYMVGAQLEGFETMVKLTEENEFIVLEGDEYLSSPIDRRPKFHLYKPNIALLSGIAWDHINVFPSFENYVEQFSIFTESLTNGGIMVYNEEDIHVKRVVEDSTHPIKKYPYETPKYTIENGTTLIETEEGDLPLEIFGEHNLQNLAGAKWICQHMGIEEDEFYEAIVSFKGASKRLEKITENKETVIFKDFAHSPSKVKATTTAVKNQYANRELVACLELHTYSSLNATFLAEYKGALDKADKAVVFYSPDAVKIKQLDEVTEHQIAEAFEREDLIIFTNPQEFKTFLFNQELKNKAVLLMSSGNYGGLDFNEVKRLV
- a CDS encoding LytTR family DNA-binding domain-containing protein, encoding MKKLKAVIVEDSRLARNELKELLKTYQEIELIGEAENVDQGYELITSEKPDLLFLDINMPEKDGFELLEMLEEVPTTIFTTAFDEYAIQSFEYNAFDYLLKPINSKRFSKTIEKVKEQYLKVTHKEKRETNTLSPEKQIFIKEGERCWLVKIENITMFEIVGNYTRVFFEGNKPLIYKSLAKIEEKLPESLFFRANRQQIININHVKKIVAWFNGKLKIELQSGEEIEISRRQSYIFKERLSL